From Desulfuromonas soudanensis, the proteins below share one genomic window:
- a CDS encoding O-antigen ligase family protein yields the protein MLVVALLVVLLDRRGVRFNRAGAFFVAMTFPGTLILDEPFQSLLNWTGWVLIFLVLGPGIKSVCAQEIRLAAWTTFKYAFIAIAILSSIWFATKMPSLGRGVFTGVMIHSMLVGPIAAMAVVFCVHMAIAKRSLVYCFATFLSLIPCILSGSRSAVTAMTAVVLVLLLKTINSIGMKKSLPMVAIALLLGGGGVYIYTAVEFETSYRILSNLEAKGLQNTREDLWAARLNEFQEYPLTGVGMGVGILQSQGMVVHTGVVQTESNEINIEPGSSWLALLSMTGLSGTMGFVILLIGLFRDLNFKALLKSTNSHIVEIFATVVFLTLHMVAEGYIFASGNAFCLLFWLTLGRMQDLASVRSDKCCRYYLAER from the coding sequence ATGCTGGTTGTTGCCTTGTTGGTGGTTCTTTTGGATAGAAGAGGGGTCCGCTTTAACAGGGCGGGTGCGTTCTTTGTGGCAATGACGTTCCCGGGAACACTGATATTGGATGAACCTTTCCAGTCACTGTTGAATTGGACTGGTTGGGTCCTGATTTTTCTTGTTCTCGGTCCGGGCATCAAAAGTGTTTGTGCACAAGAGATCCGTCTAGCTGCTTGGACCACCTTCAAATATGCGTTTATTGCTATTGCTATCCTCTCGTCAATATGGTTCGCCACCAAAATGCCCTCGCTAGGGCGTGGAGTTTTCACTGGCGTCATGATACATAGCATGCTGGTTGGACCAATAGCAGCGATGGCGGTGGTCTTCTGCGTCCACATGGCAATCGCCAAACGGTCCTTGGTTTACTGTTTCGCCACCTTTTTGTCACTCATACCATGCATTCTTTCAGGATCGAGGTCTGCGGTTACGGCGATGACGGCAGTAGTGCTTGTCTTGCTTTTGAAGACGATCAACAGCATCGGCATGAAAAAGAGTTTACCTATGGTCGCCATCGCCCTCCTCTTGGGTGGAGGCGGTGTATATATTTATACGGCTGTTGAATTCGAAACTTCTTACCGGATACTTTCCAACCTCGAGGCAAAAGGGTTACAAAATACGCGGGAAGACCTATGGGCTGCGAGGTTGAATGAATTTCAAGAATATCCATTGACCGGTGTTGGGATGGGTGTGGGAATCTTGCAGTCACAGGGAATGGTTGTGCATACTGGCGTTGTTCAGACCGAATCAAATGAGATTAATATCGAGCCTGGTTCATCTTGGCTGGCATTGCTCTCCATGACTGGTTTGTCCGGCACTATGGGGTTTGTAATCTTATTGATTGGGCTTTTCAGAGATTTAAATTTTAAGGCTCTGCTGAAAAGCACAAATTCACACATCGTGGAAATATTTGCCACTGTTGTGTTTCTTACACTTCACATGGTAGCTGAAGGGTATATATTCGCGTCCGGAAATGCCTTTTGTCTGTTGTTCTGGCTGACGCTTGGTCGGATGCAAGACCTCGCTTCGGTGCGGTCAGATAAGTGTTGTAGGTATTATTTGGCAGAGAGATAA
- a CDS encoding polysaccharide pyruvyl transferase family protein encodes MKVGLLTIHDIYNYGSVLQAYATQRSLASLDLDTYIIDYKYPNALHKTNRSLISELKARSLSFANSALKDLILDRKYSTYCRNYAESKKAWYQLSEKGYPTRKALLENAPICDAYVVGSDQVWHPRSAANDPSFFLDFAPAGCRKISYASSFGATSIPRELFDNYRAGLLSLDFISVREKSGVKLVRELTGRNAELVLDPTLLLTREEWMAQAVFPPIDKPYILCYGANSRSTYMERLALHIQRHTGWKIVRINGTFFDAFDRKIDYVLDAGPREWLGYMSNAALIIGQSFHATAFAVNFGKPFVSLLRGLPDHDSRQRDFLDMVGCGENIIVCGEPMPDIKSINFFPEKPRTESILCELRESSFEFLAKTLS; translated from the coding sequence GTTCTACAGGCCTATGCGACGCAGAGATCATTGGCCTCTCTCGACTTAGACACTTATATTATCGATTATAAATATCCGAATGCCCTTCATAAAACTAATAGAAGTTTAATCTCAGAATTGAAGGCACGTAGTCTTTCCTTTGCAAACTCTGCACTGAAAGATCTTATCCTCGATAGAAAATATTCAACCTATTGCCGTAATTACGCCGAGTCTAAAAAAGCGTGGTATCAGTTATCGGAAAAGGGTTATCCGACGAGAAAGGCCCTCCTCGAGAATGCTCCGATATGTGATGCTTACGTCGTCGGTAGCGACCAAGTTTGGCATCCTCGTAGTGCGGCCAATGACCCGTCTTTTTTTCTAGATTTTGCACCGGCGGGATGTCGGAAAATTTCATATGCATCAAGCTTCGGTGCTACTTCTATTCCTCGAGAGTTATTCGACAATTACCGTGCTGGTCTATTGTCATTAGATTTCATCAGCGTCAGAGAAAAATCGGGAGTAAAACTTGTCAGGGAGTTAACGGGGCGTAATGCAGAACTCGTTCTGGACCCGACGCTGTTGTTGACGAGGGAGGAATGGATGGCACAGGCGGTTTTTCCTCCGATCGATAAGCCCTATATTTTGTGTTATGGGGCGAATTCGCGGAGCACCTACATGGAGCGACTTGCCTTGCACATCCAACGACATACCGGCTGGAAGATCGTCAGGATCAACGGCACTTTTTTCGATGCCTTTGATCGAAAGATTGATTATGTTCTTGATGCAGGGCCTAGGGAATGGTTAGGTTATATGAGTAATGCCGCTCTAATAATAGGGCAATCATTCCATGCTACTGCTTTTGCGGTGAATTTTGGCAAACCTTTTGTATCACTTCTACGTGGCTTACCAGATCACGATTCCCGTCAACGTGATTTCCTAGATATGGTTGGGTGTGGTGAAAACATTATTGTTTGTGGAGAACCAATGCCTGACATTAAATCTATTAATTTTTTTCCTGAAAAACCCCGCACAGAGTCAATTCTCTGTGAACTTCGTGAGTCGTCATTCGAATTTTTGGCTAAAACCTTGTCCTGA